The following are encoded together in the Populus trichocarpa isolate Nisqually-1 chromosome 5, P.trichocarpa_v4.1, whole genome shotgun sequence genome:
- the LOC18099013 gene encoding uncharacterized protein LOC18099013 isoform X1 codes for MVSLEEERLVQMVHDFIESESSTPPIFPASSNCLSINQARCFTLQEILGRVTEAETRVLETLLKNMRSKNDAEKTTSLKMWLLKRLKMDGFNASICRTSWATSLGCPAGAYEYIDITLKGENGDTMRLIVDIDFRSQFELARPTPFYKELTDTLPSFFVGSEDKLNKIISLLCSAAKQSLRERGLHVPPWRTSSYMQSKWLSRCCKVTNDSNIGYSSRENGEAKNGSRHGYSSLWTPPMVKPKI; via the exons ATGGTTAGCTTAGAAGAAGAAAGGCTGGTTCAAATGGTACATGACTTCATAGAATCAGAATCATCAACACCACCCATATTTCCTGCTTCCTCAAACTGCCTTTCTATCAACCAAGCCAGGTGTTTTACTTTACAG GAGATACTTGGGAGAGTAACGGAAGCTGAGACTAGAGTTCTTGAGACTCTATTGAAGAATATGAGAAGCAAAAATGATGCAGAGAAAACAACCAGTTTGAAGATGTGGCTCCTGAAGAGGCTGAAAATGGATGGTTTTAATGCTTCCATTTGTCGAACTTCTTGGGCCACTTCCTTAGGATGCCCTGCTG GTGCTTACGAGTACATTGACATCACATTGAAAGGTGAAAATGGTGACACAATGAGGCTCATAGTGGACATAGACTTCAGGTCCCAGTTTGAACTGGCAAGACCAACACCATTCTACAAAGAACTAACAGACACACTCCcatctttttttgttggcagTGAAGACAAGCTCAACAAAATCATCTCCCTGCTCTGCTCAGCTGCCAAACAGTCTCTTAGAGAGAGAGGGCTCCATGTGCCCCCATGGAGGACTAGCTCATACATGCAGTCCAAATGGCTATCTAGGTGTTGCAAAGTCACTAATGACAGTAACATTGGTTACAGCAGCAGAGAAAATGGTGAAGCTAAAAATGGCTCACGTCATGGGTATAGCAGTCTGTGGACACCTCCAATGGTTAAGCCCAAGATATAA
- the LOC18099013 gene encoding uncharacterized protein LOC18099013 isoform X2: MVSLEEERLVQMVHDFIESESSTPPIFPASSNCLSINQARCFTLQEILGRVTEAETRVLETLLKNMRSKNDAEKTTSLKMWLLKRLKMDGFNASICRTSWATSLGCPAGAYEYIDITLKVKTSSTKSSPCSAQLPNSLLEREGSMCPHGGLAHTCSPNGYLGVAKSLMTVTLVTAAEKMVKLKMAHVMGIAVCGHLQWLSPRYKGFGWRV; this comes from the exons ATGGTTAGCTTAGAAGAAGAAAGGCTGGTTCAAATGGTACATGACTTCATAGAATCAGAATCATCAACACCACCCATATTTCCTGCTTCCTCAAACTGCCTTTCTATCAACCAAGCCAGGTGTTTTACTTTACAG GAGATACTTGGGAGAGTAACGGAAGCTGAGACTAGAGTTCTTGAGACTCTATTGAAGAATATGAGAAGCAAAAATGATGCAGAGAAAACAACCAGTTTGAAGATGTGGCTCCTGAAGAGGCTGAAAATGGATGGTTTTAATGCTTCCATTTGTCGAACTTCTTGGGCCACTTCCTTAGGATGCCCTGCTG GTGCTTACGAGTACATTGACATCACATTGAAAG TGAAGACAAGCTCAACAAAATCATCTCCCTGCTCTGCTCAGCTGCCAAACAGTCTCTTAGAGAGAGAGGGCTCCATGTGCCCCCATGGAGGACTAGCTCATACATGCAGTCCAAATGGCTATCTAGGTGTTGCAAAGTCACTAATGACAGTAACATTGGTTACAGCAGCAGAGAAAATGGTGAAGCTAAAAATGGCTCACGTCATGGGTATAGCAGTCTGTGGACACCTCCAATGGTTAAGCCCAAGATATAAGGGGTTTGGGTGGCGGGTCTAG